The stretch of DNA CAGGTAGAAGCCGAAGACCGGGTTGTGGCCCTCATTTCGGGCGGCGGCTCCTCGTTGATGGTTCAGCCCGAGGAGGGTATCGCACTGGAGGACCTGACCCGGGTCAATGCGGCCCTTCTGGCCAGCGGGCTGAGCATCGGCGGTATGAACCTGGTGCGGCAGCAGATAGACGCCCTCAAGGGCGGAGGGCTGTTGCGGCTGGCCTTCCCCGCCACGGTCGAAGCCTACGTGCTGTCCGATGTCATCGGTGACGATCTGCGCGCCATCGCCTCCGGACCGACGGTGTCGCCGATCGGCACGCGGGCAGATGCGGCACGGCTACTGAAGGGTGCGAACCTCTGGCCGGATCTGCCCGAAAATGTCCGGGCGAGCCTGTCAGAGCCTGCGGACCTCGCCCCGCTTCCTCCGGCGGAGAATAGGATCATCGGCTCAAACCGCAGCAGCCTGGAGGCCATGAGAGACGCTGCGCCCAAGCACTATCCTGCCCGGATCGTGAATGACGGGCTAATCGGCAATGTCGCCGAAGCGGCTGAAACAATTCTTCAATCGGCAAAAGAAGCGGAGGGTCCGGCAGCCTTGATCTTCGGTGGGGAAACCACCGTGCAACTGCGTGGCGGCGGACGCGGCGGGCGCAATCAGGAACTGGCCCTTCGTGTCGCACGAGGAGCCGAAGGCCTCCTGGATCCTGGCTGGGTGTTCCTGTCAGGCGGTACAGACGGGCGTGACGGCCCGACTGAAGCAGCGGGGGGAATCGTTGATGCAGGCACATTGCCGAGATTAATGAAGGCGGGCGGCAATCCAGAGCAAATGCTGCAAAACAACGACAGCCACACCGCTCTGAAGCTTGCCGATGACCTGCTGATGACCGGTGGGACCGGCACAAATGTTGCTGACGTCCAAGTGTTCCTTCGGCCAGCATCCTAGCGCCACGACGGCTAAGGCCGACGCAGTTCTGCATGCCTGATCGAGTTAAGCTTCGAAGAACCTGGGTCCGCTTGTAAAAATGCGCGCCCCGAACCCCAATGACCATGTAGCTGTCTCCGGCAAGTGTGATATCGCCTATTCTGTTGCAAAGGGCCATACTCACAGCTCGGGAGAGATGCTCTAACGTTTGCGGCGAAAGACCGCCACCCGCCGGTTCCGTGGAAGACACCCGTTCGCGAACGCAGGATTCCGACGCTCCAGCGATGCGCGCGCCCTTCTTTTTTGGCTTTTCGTCTTTGCTGCGGTGAGGGAAAGGTCTTTGCCAGTTTCCGGAGGTTCTGGGCGGTGGCGGCGAGGAGAAATTCGTCGTTTGCGCCACATGGGCCGTGTTGACCGCGCCTTCCGAGGCCGAGGATGCACTTTAGGCGCGAGAAGAGCATCTCGATTGTCCCGCGCCCTAGTCATTGGCCGTTGAACATCGCTGCGCTTTGCCTGAATGGCCGAGTTTCTCTCTCCTTTGCAGAAGTTTTTTTCGGCAGTGCAGCGGTGCGGCGTACAGAGTGCGCGCGCAGAAAAAATTTTTCACTTCTGCTTTGGGCTCCGACCGGGCGTTCGCCGCGCCAGGCGTGAATGACGGCAGGCAGCCCATGTTGCCAATTGCGCCCCGCGCAACTGTACGTGGTGCCGCCTGCGATAGCCCAACAAATGAATTGCTGCTTCAGATCTCAAGATCCTCGAGGGGCTTCCCAGCTTCCAAAGCTTCGTGGACCCAAGCAGGTTTACGCCCGCGGCCGCTCCAGGTTTGGGATCGGTCAGCTGGATTGGCGTATTTAGCAGGTGCCTTTGCGCTTGACTTACGCCCCTTTCCGCCATGCAGAGCAATAGCCTCTTCAAAGGCCACGCCATGTTTTTCCGCAATGGCCAGCATTTCGGCATAAGCGCTTTTCTTTGCCTCGTCCTCTACTTCCACTTTGCGGACTTCGATTTCCTTGGCCAGCGCTTCCAATTCAGCGGCACTCAGCCCCTTTAGATCAATTGCCATATTTCACCTGTGTTTTCAGTTGTTCTCGGTCAAAGCAGATATACCCTTCTGAGGCAAGTAGCTGGCCACAGCGGTGCGGTATCCGTCGCAGTCCGATTTGGGGCCGGAGGCTGCTGATCGCACCTGGCGTTTGAACTGCCCCCTCCGGCTTGGCGGTTCACTACACCGCTCCGAGAAACCATATACAACGCATGCACCACGACCTTGACCATTTCGAGAGGATCGCTCGCGCCACTATAGCTTCCCTGCCGAGGGCCTTCAGGCCAGCTGCAGATAACGTCATTCTGCGCATTGCCGAATGGCCTGCGCCGACCATGCTGGACGAACTTGGTTTTGCAGATCCATATGAACTGACGGGGCTCTACGAGGGAATACCTATGACCGAGAAATCGGTTCTCGATATGGCGCCACCTCCGGATGTTGTCTGGCTCTTCCGACAGCCGATTTTGGCGGAATGGCGTGACCGCGGTGATGTCGAACTGAACCAGTTGATCGCGCATGTTGTTATTCACGAGTTCGCCCATCATTTCGGATGGACTGACGAGGAGATCGCAGCCATCGACCAATGGTGGGTCTGAACCGCTCTTCAATGCCCAGGGGAAGTTGGCATTCGAGCTTACAGGTGATGTTGCCAAGACGATGGGGTGCCGCGAGTGCAGTCGACGGTTCGCAGCCGGCATCCGACATTGCGATAGTTGCGAATTATCAATCCCGCAGCTAAAAATTCCCGACATCGCCGGGAGAAGTCTCATGGGCCAATCACATCAAGAGCTTGATCGCCTCAACGCGCTGCTGCATGCGCTGCCCGTCGAAAACATGCCTATGTCGCTTAGCGAACTTGATGGCTACGTGACCGGCATTCTTTCTTGTAGTGACATGATCCCGCCCTCGGAATGGCTGCCCCATGTCTGGGGCGAGACCGGCGAAGCACATTTTCCTGACCAGAAAGCCGCAGAAGAAACGATCGGTGCAGTCATGGCGCATTACAATTCGGTGGCCGACGCGATGTCCCGCTCGTTTTGGATCGAGCCTGTCTACGAGGTTGATCCCAACAGCGATGAGACGATGTGGGAGCCTTGGGTCGATGGCTTCACCCGCGCCATGGGCTTGCGGCCGGAAGCTTGGGAACGCCTGCTCGATCAGACCGACGAAGAGACGCGGGCCACGATGATCTTTTTGATGGCGTTACAAGACATCTACACTGGCCAAAGCAAGTTCACGGACGACGAAATTGACCAGATCGACCTTGAAGCCCCCGATCTGATCCCGAATTGCGTAGCGACAATTCTGCACCAGTCACGTCCTGAACTTTCCCGCCCTGAGCCTGAAATTCTTTCCGGCATGCCTTTCAAGGCTGGTCCTCGACCAGGTCGAAACGAACCGTGCTCCTGCGGGTCGGGCCGCAAATACAAACAGTGTTGTGGTCGGAACTGACTGATCTCCAAAAATTTCATAGCAACCACCCGCAGAGCGAGGCACCGGTCTAATCGGGGAGGATCTCGCAAACCGACCTGTCATCGGATCGGACCGCATGGGGCGGATCGGCTGCACCCAGCCCGGAGCGGTCATTGGCGGGGACACTATGCAAAAGATGCTGCCGCTGCAAAAAAATCCTCGCCGGCTTCCGAAAAGCAGTCGTTGAACCGCCTTGGCGCGCTGCCTTCAATGCTGCAGTCAGCACCAGAGGTAGATGTGCGCAGGAAGCGCCCTTTGCAAACACGGCCGTTTGACGCAGCCAGCTGAGGCTTTCTGCTGCGGCGCAGCCCACTGTTCCTGCCATTCGCTGCGACTGCGAGATTTTGGAACCGGTGCGCCCACAAAGCCGGACGGAGCTGCCGCTTTCACTGAAGAAACCAATGGCTGCACTTGGTGCTTCCGCACGACAAGTTCGAGTTTGTGCTCAACAAAAGAGCTTTGACAATCTGGTCGTGTCGATTCCCTTGCAAACCAACCCCTCGGGCTTGAAGGACGGCGTGTCTTCTCCTGCGACAATTGCATTCACAACGGATTCTTCCACGCATTCGACAGCTGCAAGGTAAAAAGGATCAAGCAACTCCATGTTGAGTTCGGTGCGCGTCGTCAGCGCCGTTTCCATCTGCGGCATGCGCTGTTCGTTGGCGACGGAAAGCGCCAGGAAAATGTCGCCCGAATTGTTCCCCCCCGGGCTGCCCCCACGCCCGATGCCGATAGCTGCCCTTTTGGCGACCTGCCTCAGTGACAGGGCGGACAAGGGAGCATCGGTGGCGAGTATGACGATGATCGATCCGGTTTCCTGTTCGAGGATCCGGTCTTCGGGCATCATTTTCCCGACTGGTTTTCCAAGGATGTTGAGCCATGGCCGGATCCCATGGTTGGCCTGTACGAGTGCGGCCACGGTATAAGTTTCGCCCCCGATTTCGATCCGCCGAGAGGCGGTTCCTGTGCCCCCTTTGAACTCATAACAGATCATGCCATTGCCGCCGCCAACAGCACCTTCGGCAACCGGCCCGGATGTGGCGCTGTTCAGCGCGGCGATCGCATGCTCGGAGGTGACATGTTGGCTATTGATGTCATTCAGAACGCCATCATAGGTTTCTGCCACAACCGGCATGGCCCAGGCATGCTCTTTACAGAAATAGTCCTTATAGGTTTCAATCATCCAGCGGGTTGCCCCATGATGGGCCATACCGACAGAATGGGTATTGGTGATGCAGATGGGGCCCGCGAAGTAACCGGCATCGTTGATCCAATGGGTGCCGGTCATCTCACCATTGCCATTGAGGGCATATTGACCGGCCCAGACCGGCATGGGTTCCGATGCGTCCCCGCGCGGCAGGATTGCCGTCACGCCGGTCCGGATATTGCGGGATTGGTCCGTCAGCGTTGTGAACCCGACCTTCAAACCTTTGATATCTGTGATGGCATTATAAGGGCCGGTTTCACCGTTAAACGGCAGGCCCAGATCGCGCGCACGAGGTTTTACGTTCATGATTTCGCTCGTCTGTCAGTTTCGGGGAGCAGCCCACCAGGAATCCCCGGCAGGCAATCCGGCTCATTTTTTCAGGTTTGTCCAAATTTGGTCATACACAGCCTGAGTTGCTTCGTCGCACGCTTCAACAAAAACCGGTGTACCTGCGGTCGCAGGCGGATTCGCTTCCGGCAGCGTTGCCAGCTCGGGATCAAGGAATGCCTCGGCCTCGGACACGCCGGTGCCATAGCGCGCATAGTTGGAAACGACTGCAATGTTTTCAGGCTCAAGCAGGAAGTCCATGAATTTCAAAGCATTTTCACGGTTTGGCGCATCTTTCAGCAAAACGACATTGTCCATCCAGACAACATATCCCTGCGTCGGGAAGGCATATTTTAAGGTTTCTTTTTCAGCGCGAGCCTTGGCGGCGAAGCCGTCGGTAATTTGGCCGACGGCCACATCACCCGACACAAGCACTTCTCTTGCGGTGTCCGAATTGAAAGAGGTCCAGTGCTCTTTAGCGCTCATCAGCATATCGTTCAGCGCTTTCAGCTGCTCGCGATCCGTTGAACATTGGGGGAAACCCATATGCAGGGCTGCCAGAGCAAAGAGATCACTCTGACTGTCCAGCAAGTTAATTTTGTTGGACAGTTCCGCTGGTGGGTTGAACAAGATATCCGTTGTATCAATGTCGCCGCCATATTTCGCGGTATCAACCATGAACGACGAGGACCCCCACTGATAAGGAATTGAATGCGTTCGCCCTGGATCAAAGATGGGGTCTGCCCATTCGGGCGATATGTTTGACTTGTTCTTCAGCTCTCCGTCGGCAATGGTGTCCAGCAGGCCATCCTGGCTCATGATTTTTACCATGAAATCTGTGGGCACAGCCACGTCATAGGTGCCAAGCGCGCCTGCTTTGAGAGAAGCCAGCATCGCTTCATTCGAGTCGTAGGTGTCCATTGTCACCGTAACACCGGTCTCTTCGCTGAACTTGTCCAGCAGCGCCTGCGGGATGTATTCGAACCAGTGATAAATTACTAATTCCCCCTCAGCGAATGCTGAGGAAGCTGAAAGAGCAAGCGCAAATGCAGATGTGGTAAGGCGTCTCATGATTTTCCTCCAAGTTGTTTGTTTTGCCTTGTCAGGCTCAAAGACGCGGGCGTGAAACTACGGTTGCACGCACCTGGCAGATCGCACTGAGCCATTTCCGGAAACCTTGCATGAAACTGGCAGTTATAATAGCAAATGATGTGAATGACAGAAAGATAACACAAATGGATGCAAACCCTGTATTCAAGAACATTCGCGCGAATTTGCCCCGGCTGACCAAGTCGGAGGCGGGCATAGCCCGGTATATTCTGAACAACGAGGCGCGCATCGCGCTGGAGACCGGCGCATCTCTAGCTGCGGCCACACGGGTCAGCGAAATCACCGTCAGCCGCTTTTTGAAGAAGCTCGGCTATCGCGGCATCCGTGATCTCAAGGAACAGCTGAAAACCCAAGCCCCCCAGACGCAGGTGGACAGCACTGAGCGTTTCATGCGACTCCTGTCCAGCAGCGACAACATGATCCTGGAAGCGGAAAGCGATGCAATCCGCAAGCTCTCCAGTCAGCTCGCCCGCGAGGAGTGGCCGAGCATGATTGCATCCGTCCACCAGGCGGAGAGAGTGTTTGTGACCGGTTTTCAAACGGTGCGCGGCATGGCGGAAGACTTTGCCCGTCGGCTTGGCATCGTCAGGGATGCTGTCCGTCATCTTTCCGTCCACGAAGGCGGTTTGGTGGAATGGGCGCCTCCGGCACCCTCCATCCAGGATACGAAAAACGTCCTGATTTTGATTGACATTCAGCCCTATGCCCGGGAAGCGGAAAAGACCTGCAGGATCGCCAAGGGGATGGGTTTTCAAATTGTCGTTTTTACGGATGAATTCAATAACTGGGCCTATGGCTACACCCAACATGTCTTTCACATAGAGTCCAAAACTGGCCTGTTCCTTGAATCAACGGCTGCATTGAATTCGATGTTGAATTTCGCAATACATGCAGTCGCGGAACGGGAGCCCGAGATATCACGCGCTCGGATTGAGAATTGGCTCGAAATGACGAAAGAGCTAAATCTCTTTAGCTGAACCCCTGTCAGATTTTCTGCCCTCTGCTGAAAGTCACGGCGCTCATCACAAAATAATTCCCGCAAAACCTACGCATCAGGATGAAAGCGCTTCCTAAGCTGACATTAATACACTTTGCAGCAATCAGTACTCTGGACTCGGAGCTGCCTTGCGGCAGCGCAGCGGGCTGGTCACCGGCTAGACGGTTACCCTCGCTGTCGCTGGTGACCACAGGCAGCGTGGGGATGAGCACACAATCGGTGTGATTGGCCGCCGCAACGTACTATTCCGGTTTCACAGGAAGCTTCTACCTGAAAACGGCGGCATAGCGT from Leisingera thetidis encodes:
- a CDS encoding P1 family peptidase, which gives rise to MNVKPRARDLGLPFNGETGPYNAITDIKGLKVGFTTLTDQSRNIRTGVTAILPRGDASEPMPVWAGQYALNGNGEMTGTHWINDAGYFAGPICITNTHSVGMAHHGATRWMIETYKDYFCKEHAWAMPVVAETYDGVLNDINSQHVTSEHAIAALNSATSGPVAEGAVGGGNGMICYEFKGGTGTASRRIEIGGETYTVAALVQANHGIRPWLNILGKPVGKMMPEDRILEQETGSIIVILATDAPLSALSLRQVAKRAAIGIGRGGSPGGNNSGDIFLALSVANEQRMPQMETALTTRTELNMELLDPFYLAAVECVEESVVNAIVAGEDTPSFKPEGLVCKGIDTTRLSKLFC
- a CDS encoding glycerate kinase type-2 family protein, which produces MFNAAVRRADPAEALRSHLQPQAAENGRCFVVAVGKAAIPMMREALQLLPRVDAALAVTNPENLCALEGTTVIAGSHPLPDASSAAAGKAVADLLRQVEAEDRVVALISGGGSSLMVQPEEGIALEDLTRVNAALLASGLSIGGMNLVRQQIDALKGGGLLRLAFPATVEAYVLSDVIGDDLRAIASGPTVSPIGTRADAARLLKGANLWPDLPENVRASLSEPADLAPLPPAENRIIGSNRSSLEAMRDAAPKHYPARIVNDGLIGNVAEAAETILQSAKEAEGPAALIFGGETTVQLRGGGRGGRNQELALRVARGAEGLLDPGWVFLSGGTDGRDGPTEAAGGIVDAGTLPRLMKAGGNPEQMLQNNDSHTALKLADDLLMTGGTGTNVADVQVFLRPAS
- a CDS encoding MurR/RpiR family transcriptional regulator — translated: MKLAVIIANDVNDRKITQMDANPVFKNIRANLPRLTKSEAGIARYILNNEARIALETGASLAAATRVSEITVSRFLKKLGYRGIRDLKEQLKTQAPQTQVDSTERFMRLLSSSDNMILEAESDAIRKLSSQLAREEWPSMIASVHQAERVFVTGFQTVRGMAEDFARRLGIVRDAVRHLSVHEGGLVEWAPPAPSIQDTKNVLILIDIQPYAREAEKTCRIAKGMGFQIVVFTDEFNNWAYGYTQHVFHIESKTGLFLESTAALNSMLNFAIHAVAEREPEISRARIENWLEMTKELNLFS
- a CDS encoding metallopeptidase family protein, giving the protein MHHDLDHFERIARATIASLPRAFRPAADNVILRIAEWPAPTMLDELGFADPYELTGLYEGIPMTEKSVLDMAPPPDVVWLFRQPILAEWRDRGDVELNQLIAHVVIHEFAHHFGWTDEEIAAIDQWWV
- a CDS encoding H-NS family nucleoid-associated regulatory protein; its protein translation is MAIDLKGLSAAELEALAKEIEVRKVEVEDEAKKSAYAEMLAIAEKHGVAFEEAIALHGGKGRKSSAKAPAKYANPADRSQTWSGRGRKPAWVHEALEAGKPLEDLEI
- a CDS encoding extracellular solute-binding protein — its product is MRRLTTSAFALALSASSAFAEGELVIYHWFEYIPQALLDKFSEETGVTVTMDTYDSNEAMLASLKAGALGTYDVAVPTDFMVKIMSQDGLLDTIADGELKNKSNISPEWADPIFDPGRTHSIPYQWGSSSFMVDTAKYGGDIDTTDILFNPPAELSNKINLLDSQSDLFALAALHMGFPQCSTDREQLKALNDMLMSAKEHWTSFNSDTAREVLVSGDVAVGQITDGFAAKARAEKETLKYAFPTQGYVVWMDNVVLLKDAPNRENALKFMDFLLEPENIAVVSNYARYGTGVSEAEAFLDPELATLPEANPPATAGTPVFVEACDEATQAVYDQIWTNLKK
- a CDS encoding UPF0149 family protein: MGQSHQELDRLNALLHALPVENMPMSLSELDGYVTGILSCSDMIPPSEWLPHVWGETGEAHFPDQKAAEETIGAVMAHYNSVADAMSRSFWIEPVYEVDPNSDETMWEPWVDGFTRAMGLRPEAWERLLDQTDEETRATMIFLMALQDIYTGQSKFTDDEIDQIDLEAPDLIPNCVATILHQSRPELSRPEPEILSGMPFKAGPRPGRNEPCSCGSGRKYKQCCGRN